In Bradyrhizobium manausense, the sequence GCTGCTCGTATCGGGGCCGGATCTGCCGGCCATTCCGTGGCTGACCATCGACACCGGCCGCGGCAAGCTTACCACCTTCATCGAACTGAAGAGCGAGGCGGGCAGGGCGCAGATGCGCGCGCTGCTGAAGGACGCTGACATCTTCTCGCAAGGCTATCGCCCGAGCGCGCTCTCAGCCCTGGGCTTCTCGCCGGAAGAGGCCGCAAGAATCAATCCCGGCATCGTCTACGTCACGCTATCGGCGTACGGTGACGCCGGTCCCTGGGCCGAGCGGCGCGGCTTCGATTCACTGGTGCAGACCACGACCGGCTTCAATCACGCGGAGGGGAGGGCCGCCGGAGTCGATGGTCCGAAGGAATTGCCCGCGCAGATGCTCGACCACGCCACCGGCTATCTGATGGCGTTCGGCGCGATGATGGCCAAGGCACGCCAGGTTCGTGAGGGCGGTAGTTGGCACGTGCGTGTGTCGCTGGCTCAGACCGGACGCTGGCTATGGAATCTCGGCCGGCTCGAAAGCGGTCTCGACACCCCGGATCTTACGGGTGACGCCGTACATGCTGCGTTCATGGAAACGGTGTCATCTGGCTTCGGCACGTTGAAAGCGGTGCGCCATTCGGCTGTGCTGTCGAAGACGCCGGTGCGCTGGGATCGACCGGCGATGCCGCTCGGCAGCCATCCGCCGCAATGGCCGCGCTGAAGCTGACGTGAAGCTGACGTGTCGCAAGATTTTACCGCCAACCGACGGACGACCCGCGTTTTTTTAGGTTGTTTGAAATCGCAATTCGGCACTATTAGCGCGACCGATGAGGCAGTTGTCTGCCGAGATCGTCGCAGACATGACCGGGCCCCATGGTAGCTGAAAATACCAAGCGATTGCAGGTGTTTACAAAACGGCGGGTGATCACATCCGTAGTTTTACTAGCGCTTGCCGGGGCGGGTGCCTACGGCTTCCAGTTTGCAGGCGCCAAGGACAAGAAGCATTCCGAAATCTCCAGCCAGTCGCGCAGGAATGCCCAGAATTTCACGCCGACGGCGTCCGAATGGGCGACGCTGACGATCGAGCCGGTCAAGGCCAAGACCTTCCGCGCCGAATACGTCACCGAAGGCAAGGTCGCGGTCGACGAGGATCGTTCGACGCCAGTGTTCTCGCCCTATGCGGGGCGCGTCACCAAGCTGCTCGCCAAGCCCGGCGAGACCTTGAAGCAAGGTCAACCGCTGTTCACAATCGAGGCCGCCGACACCGTGCAGGCCCAGAATGAATTCATCGCCGCGATGACCGCGCAGAACAAGGCGAAGTCGGCGATCGATCTTGCCGACATCCAGTTCAAGCGCGCGAAGGATCTCTACGAGGGCCATGCGATTCCGCTGAAGGACTATCAGCAGGCGGAAGCGACCCAGGTCCAGGCGCAGAACGACATGCGATCTTCGGTGACGGCACTGGAAGCCGCACGCAACAAGCTGCGGATTCTCGGCTTCACCGACGAATCCATCAAGTCGTTCCAGGAGAAGGGCGTGATCGATCGCGAGATCACGATCTACTCGCCGATCTCCGGCACGGTCGTGCAGCGCAAGATCGGCCCCGGCCAGTACGTCAATTCCGGCGCGAGCGATCCGGTGTTCGTGGTCGGCGATCTCTCCACGGTCTGGCTCACCGCCTTCGTGCGCGAGAGCGATGCGGCCGCGGTGTGCATCGGGCAGGACATCACCGTCAACGTGATGGCGCTGCCGGGCCGCCCGCTGACGGCCAAGATCAACTACGTTGCCGCGGCGATCGATTCGAGCACGCGTCGTCTCCTGGTCCGCGCCACCATCGACAACAAGGACGGCCTGCTCAAGCCGGAAATGTTCGCCAACGTCACGATCTATTCGGCCGGGGACCGCGCCGCGCCGGCAGTGCCGAAGCAGGCGTTGATCTATGAAGCCGACAAGGTGCGGCTCTGGGTCGCTCGCGAGGACAAGTCGGTCGAGTTGCGCGAGATCAAGACCGGCCTCATCAACGGCAACCTCGTCGAGGTGACCAGCAACCTGAAGCCCGGCGAGCAGATTGTCGTGAAGGGCAGCCTGTTCATCGACCGCGCGGCGTCCGGTAGCTGATCGACGACCCAAGAAAACAAGACAAGCTGAAGACCTGAATGGACCGTCTCGTCGCCCTTGCCGTCAACCGGCGCTTCCTGATGGTCGGCATGTTCGTTGCCGTGTTCATCGGCGGCCTGCTCGCGTTCAACCAGCTCAACATCGAGGCCTATCCCGATCCGACCCCGCCGATGGTCGACATCGTGACGCAGAGCCCCGGCCTGTCGGCGGAAGAGATCGAACGCTATATCACGATCCCGATCGAGACCCAGGTCGCGGGCCTGAAGAACCTCACGACGATCCGGACCATCTCGCTCTACGGCCTCTCCGACGTCAAACTTCAGTTCTCCTTCGCCTATACCTATGACGAGGCGTTGCAGCAGGTGCTGAACCGGCTGGCGCAACTCGCGCCGCTGCCGGGCAACGTGCAGCCGCAGATCTCGCCGTTGAGCCCGATCGGCGAAATCTTCCGCTATCGCCTGGTCGGCCCGCCGAACTACAGCGTGCTCGACCTCAAGACGATCCAGGACTGGATCCTCCAGCGTCGTTTCCGCGCCGTGCCTGGCGTGATCGACGTCACCGGCTGGGGCGGCAAGAGCAAGACCTATGAGCTCCAGGTCGACAACAACAAGCTGGTTGCCAACGGCTTGACGCTGCCGCAGCTGCTCCAGGCCGTCAGCAATTCCAATGTCAATGTCGGCGGCAACACCGTCAATATCGGCCAGCAATCGGCCGTGGTGCGCGGCGTCGGTCTGATCCGCTCGATCGACGACCTCGCCAACACCATGATCGCCCAGACCAACGGCAATCCGGTGCTGGTGAAGGACGTCGCCACCGTCACCGTCGGCCAGAAGCCGCGTCTCGGCATCGCGGGCATCGACGATTCCGACGACATCGTGCAGGGTATCGTGCTGATGCGGCGCGGCGAGCAGAGCTCGCCAACCATCAAGCGGGTCCACCAGCTCGTGCAGACCATCAACAACTCCAGTATCCTGCCGCCCGGCGTGCGCATCGAGCGCATCTACGACCGCGGAGACCTGATCGAACTCACCACCCACACCGTGCTGCACAACATGGTGGTCGGCATCCTGCTGATCGTGCTGTTGCAGTGGATCTTCCTCGGCGATCTGCGCAGTGCACTGATCGTCGGCGCGACAATTCCGTTCGCGCTGTTTTTCGCCGTGATCATCCTGGTGCTGCGCGGGGAATCTGCCAACCTGCTGTCGGTCGGTGCCATCGATTTCGGCCTGATCGTGGATGCCACCGTCATCATGGTGGAGGCGATCTTCCGTCGCCTGACGCAGACCACGCCAACGACGGAATCCGAGCACATGTCGCCCGAGACACTGTTCGGCATGAAGAGCCATGCCATTCTCAGCGCCGCGGCCGACGTTTCGCGCTCGATCTTCTTTGCCGCCGCGATCATCATTGCGGCCTTCCTGCCGCTGTTCACGCTCTCAGGCGTCGAAGGCAACATTTTCGGACCGATGGCGCGCACCTATGCCTACGCCCTCGCGGGCGGCCTGCTGGCGACCTTTACCGTCACGCCTGCGCTGTCCGCGATCATCCTGCCGGCGCATGTCGAGGAGACCGAGACCAGGGTGATGCAGATCCTGCACCGGATCTACATGCCGGTCCTGAATTGGGCCGTCGCCAACCGCACCATCATGCTCGGCGCCGCCGTCGGCCTCGTGCTGATGACGGTTGCGCTCAGCCGGCTGCTCGGCCTCGAATTCCTGCCCAAGCTCGAAGAGGGCAATCTCTGGATCCGGGCCACGCTGCCGCCGACGATTTCGCTCCAGGAGGGCAACTCATACGTCAACGAGATGCGCAAGCTGATCCGCGCCAGGCCCGAGGTCGAGTCCGTGGTGTCGCAGCACGGGCGTCCCGATGACGGCACCGACGCCGCGGGCTTCTTCAATGCCGAGTTCTTCGCGCCGCTCAAACCCGCGAGCGAGTGGCCCGGCACGCATGACAAGGAGGAGCTGACCGCGGAGCTGCTCAAGCAGCTCGACGATCGCTTCCCCGGCGT encodes:
- a CDS encoding efflux RND transporter permease subunit, producing MDRLVALAVNRRFLMVGMFVAVFIGGLLAFNQLNIEAYPDPTPPMVDIVTQSPGLSAEEIERYITIPIETQVAGLKNLTTIRTISLYGLSDVKLQFSFAYTYDEALQQVLNRLAQLAPLPGNVQPQISPLSPIGEIFRYRLVGPPNYSVLDLKTIQDWILQRRFRAVPGVIDVTGWGGKSKTYELQVDNNKLVANGLTLPQLLQAVSNSNVNVGGNTVNIGQQSAVVRGVGLIRSIDDLANTMIAQTNGNPVLVKDVATVTVGQKPRLGIAGIDDSDDIVQGIVLMRRGEQSSPTIKRVHQLVQTINNSSILPPGVRIERIYDRGDLIELTTHTVLHNMVVGILLIVLLQWIFLGDLRSALIVGATIPFALFFAVIILVLRGESANLLSVGAIDFGLIVDATVIMVEAIFRRLTQTTPTTESEHMSPETLFGMKSHAILSAAADVSRSIFFAAAIIIAAFLPLFTLSGVEGNIFGPMARTYAYALAGGLLATFTVTPALSAIILPAHVEETETRVMQILHRIYMPVLNWAVANRTIMLGAAVGLVLMTVALSRLLGLEFLPKLEEGNLWIRATLPPTISLQEGNSYVNEMRKLIRARPEVESVVSQHGRPDDGTDAAGFFNAEFFAPLKPASEWPGTHDKEELTAELLKQLDDRFPGVEFNFSQYLQDNVSEAVSGVKGENSIKLFGSDLQALTDTANKIKSVLSTVQGVTDLAVFTSLGQPTVQIDIDRAKAARYGLAPGDINATIKVAIGGDTAGDIYEPGSDRHFPIIVRLAPEYRRSAEAIQNIRIGAPGPNGSVTQIPLSEVATISLVSGAAYIYREQQERYLPIKFSVRERDLGSAIREAQDKIAEQVQLPPGSHMEWVGEFGNLQDAIRRLSIVVPISLALIAVLLWFNFGSMTDTLLAMSVIPMAIFGGVLGLLITGTAFSVSAAIGFIALFGIAVMDGIIILSQFNQLIDEGMDRLSAVIRTGELQLRPVLMTCVVAGVGLLPAALSGGIGSQVQKPLAVVVVTGMMLAPVVILVTLPVLISFFSRRAR
- a CDS encoding CoA transferase, coding for MQSPSDILKGIWTSVGGDAAALARVRLADEEGQIPSSFRVAVAGQTTIAAAGLAAAEIWRLRSGEAQDVTVGMRHAVVECRSERYLRLDDKPPPPAWDAIAGVYRTGDGRFVRCHTNFPHHRDAVCKVLGCVAERDKVQAALMQWKGEDFETAAYAAGGVVALVRSYDEWSALPQARALAGLPLISIEKIGDAPPKRWPQGGRPLAGVRVLDLSRVIAGPVAGRTLAVHGADVLLVSGPDLPAIPWLTIDTGRGKLTTFIELKSEAGRAQMRALLKDADIFSQGYRPSALSALGFSPEEAARINPGIVYVTLSAYGDAGPWAERRGFDSLVQTTTGFNHAEGRAAGVDGPKELPAQMLDHATGYLMAFGAMMAKARQVREGGSWHVRVSLAQTGRWLWNLGRLESGLDTPDLTGDAVHAAFMETVSSGFGTLKAVRHSAVLSKTPVRWDRPAMPLGSHPPQWPR
- a CDS encoding efflux RND transporter periplasmic adaptor subunit; translated protein: MVAENTKRLQVFTKRRVITSVVLLALAGAGAYGFQFAGAKDKKHSEISSQSRRNAQNFTPTASEWATLTIEPVKAKTFRAEYVTEGKVAVDEDRSTPVFSPYAGRVTKLLAKPGETLKQGQPLFTIEAADTVQAQNEFIAAMTAQNKAKSAIDLADIQFKRAKDLYEGHAIPLKDYQQAEATQVQAQNDMRSSVTALEAARNKLRILGFTDESIKSFQEKGVIDREITIYSPISGTVVQRKIGPGQYVNSGASDPVFVVGDLSTVWLTAFVRESDAAAVCIGQDITVNVMALPGRPLTAKINYVAAAIDSSTRRLLVRATIDNKDGLLKPEMFANVTIYSAGDRAAPAVPKQALIYEADKVRLWVAREDKSVELREIKTGLINGNLVEVTSNLKPGEQIVVKGSLFIDRAASGS